One genomic region from Diabrotica undecimpunctata isolate CICGRU chromosome 9, icDiaUnde3, whole genome shotgun sequence encodes:
- the LOC140451307 gene encoding uncharacterized protein: protein MCILRLRGTFFNYSILNVHARTEEKEDDAKEKLYEELEAAYHSCPKFMVISTQKFLPTIGKHSLHEVSNDNGIRLINLATSVNMVIASTCFQRKNIHKRTWRSPDGVTVYMIDHVIIDSRHHSDVTNVCSRRRANADSDHYLVETRIRARISNIKKEDPKLKNMK, encoded by the coding sequence ATGTGCATCCTGAGACTAAGGggaacattttttaattatagcATCTTAAATGTGCATGCCCGTACAGAGGAAAAGGAAGACGATGCCAAAGAAAAATTATATGAAGAACTAGAAGCTGCATACCATTCATGCCcaaaatttatggtgatctcAACGCAAAAATTCCTACCAACTATAGGTAAGCACAGCCTTCATGAGGTATCCAATGACAATGGCATCAGACTAATAAATCTAGCAACTTCCGTTAATATGGTCATTGCCAGCACATGCTTCCAGCGAAAAAATATTCATAAGAGAACGTGGAGATCTCCAGATGGGGTTACAGTATACATGATCGATCATGTTATTATTGATTCTAGACATCACTCAGACGTAACAAACGTATGCAGCAGACGAAGGGCAAATGCAGACTCGGATCACTACCTAGTGGAAACTAGAATAAGAGCCAGAATctcaaacattaaaaaagaggatccaaaattgaaaaatatgaaataa